In Carcharodon carcharias isolate sCarCar2 chromosome 3, sCarCar2.pri, whole genome shotgun sequence, a single window of DNA contains:
- the jcada gene encoding junctional protein associated with coronary artery disease has product MFSVEDLLISHGYQPPKKSSRDKPPSSDENTYTSCHCEVRENESSHGTVNGYETDTGAYSTSRQARVEDYYSDSEGRERNARRQAGVGCCADLQDLPTFAAKEAGLTSGPPLPCSSRPKPGKDVTYWRRRGQDFSVLLDYTNRGDSGYKGNNVTKTQNIPKAEQRGKSLQDTQPKNAQHKSEVLRINDQKGWMSEGQSVMVKERCEDKWRMPVERKCQSLGTEEWKASLGRQLSDGDGNRMRHGVLPHVVGDETLKREGLPHIKKGKSQSLPRVIPESNGKEFQTGLHYVDMSGFDRNRLENQCLKDDLLLQDDGSYCNPKISSKLTENLRQSAQCAQLPKAKLTRPLKPPSYELYQQIRRSSEMIPNLHVHGETDGQIAYFAKDNEESADHNCCPPAPAGSSLEPPVYVPPPSYKAPPQQKVGQKCFDKVPTCNNTCQPYQSTQTLIDRSHWGLENQESNRAHQKRMSHDNGAKQHLQTKNVNNDMGKDVPHTRETCSSSHNGYTDDQKAFVKYIPFNDPRLRHITIVQSEKQYNEADNKYEQWNAKDHVTDVSKTFGPSDHCSAFSVPSGPYYSTQAGLRPIADTTSNRWFVASKPESENGTKSEHCCKQYVDNQCDSSFKYNSLSTTNHPVSFPHSNNNSKAELLVNPGTVETITQVKKWEPDSQNFEVQEKKRSKRRMTETIFCLVSVPVKTCEGESNKDTFINDMRNGNIERVMNDSTGNLTEQSFLSMSSSDLELQALTGNMISESGLKRPEPWNEVSNRRAVGYNFNQHRELRASGSWPGNQYRDQETQTSFIKAPHTTRSFNGAIKKVGTGNQMQSQNYSEPESSVLLKGDKASTEVTAINDQKHKLSNYSINGQTSLYPSTNSAFSRTAPKQYQVNHVNSHQRQVHGASKSLCERGTDVIAEDQVEVSRGCVRTSSNNGKEAVGFGQFLLKPVNRRPWDAISELESFNKEIQEQEDRNIQALQKENEDDVLTTIQATNSDKDFSNSQMTAYQKPELCVPEKPLAKLTKPKVKEDSSSDTNCSGYMNITPDVQDISKRSDNSKLSSQSSNLFHKPINKRTTDTKSSTILNVFTTKNAQITKLKNEKNVESTNNKRQCININGVRTPMYQLSQTKTESANDAGTSVRVMSQGKKPVPTPKTECDCSIGKVLSQFDNDQDYSEPDLSALSYHKSTKPKIDNLNDLFEQRIAEGISKNESLEERAARILGIDVAVETLISPGKKMLHQDAGKNETKPPAEMELGYTCDHFIADRKNALEEQPGHVEEKPSGFNKLSEWKHNPLYGISNGNTVRENKLPKHAAESNKELGKRAIINEFFHGPFKEFYNWADKNCCLSAERKIVCVPGADRKVRNTSEMIEALQGKIASSPSRTALDRLARMKEVDSVSRIRRLSIKSTDSGDELDEETCSTERGAEKTVYTLARREDTCTTRKRVISLDQDLESLVSSVTADSENKETADAYDPSKVETV; this is encoded by the coding sequence GTTAACCAGTGGTCCTCCATTACCGTGTTCATCTAGGCCCAAACCTGGTAAGGATGTCACCTATTGGAGACGAAGAGGACAAGACTTCAGTGTTTTACTGGATTACACAAACCGAGGAGACTCGGGCTACAAAGGAAATAATGTGACAAAAACTCAAAACATTCCAAAAGCTGAACAACGAGGCAAAAGTTTACAAGATACACAGCCGAAGAATGCGCAGCATAAATCAGAAGTACTTAGAATAAATGACCAAAAGGGTTGGATGTCAGAAGGTCAGAGTGTGATGGTGAAAGAGAGGTGTGAAGACAAGTGGAGAATGCCAGTGGAGCGTAAGTGTCAAAGCTTGGGTACGGAGGAATGGAAAGCTTCTTTAGGAAGACAGCTGTCTGATGGTGATGGAAACAGAATGAGACATGGTGTATTGCCTCACGTAGTTGGTGATGAAACATTAAAAAGAGAAGGATTGCCACATATAAAAAAGGGAAAGTCTCAGTCGTTGCCCAGAGTTATACCAGAAAGTAACGGTAAGGAATTTCAGACAGGTCTACATTATGTGGATATGTCTGGGTTTGACAGAAATAGATTGGAAAATCAATGCTTGAAAGATGATCTTTTGTTGCAGGACGATGGCTCTTATTGTAATCCTAAAATAAGTTCAAAATTGACAGAAAACCTAAGGCAGAGTGCTCAGTGTGCACAGTTGCCAAAAGCTAAGTTGACTAgaccactgaaacctccctcCTATGAATTGTATCAGCAAATTAGGAGAAGTTCAGAAATGATACCTAATCTCCATGTACATGGAGAAACTGATGGGCAAATAGCTTATTTTGCCAAGGACAATGAAGAAAGTGCTGACCATAATTGCTgccctccagctcctgctggtagCAGCTTGGAGCCTCCTGTCTATGTGCCTCCCCCATCTTACAAAGCACCACCTCAACAAAAAGTTGGTCAGAAATGTTTTGACAAAGTGCCTACTTGCAACAACACATGTCAGCCCTACCAATCAACACAGACTCTTATCGATCGATCTCATTGGGGCTTAGAAAATCAGGAAAGCAATCGTGCTCATCAGAAACGCATGTCTCATGATAATGGTGCAAAGCAACATCTGCAAACTAAGAATGTAAATAATGATATGGGTAAAGATGTCCCTCACACTAGGGAAACCTGTAGTTCATCACATAATGGATATACAGATGACCAAAAGGCTTTTGTCAAGTACATACCATTTAATGATCCTCGACTTAGACACATTACTATAGTGCAGTCTGAAAAGCAATACAATGAAGCAGATAATAAGTATGAACAATGGAATGCAAAGGACCATGTTACAGATGTAAGCAAGACATTTGGACCGTCAGACCACTGCAGTGCCTTTTCTGTTCCATCAGGGCCATATTACTCCACTCAGGCAGGCCTGAGGCCTATTGCTGATACGACTAGCAACAGATGGTTTGTAGCATCCaagccagagagcgagaatggTACTAAGTCTGAACATTGTTGTAAACAGTATGTTGACAACCAGTGTGACTCCTCATTTAAGTATAATTCACTTTCAACGACAAACCATCCAGTTAGCTTTCCACATTCAAATAACAATTCTAAAGCAGAACTGCTTGTAAATCCAGGCACTGTTGAAACTATAACCCAAGTAAAAAAGTGGGAACCAGATTCCCAGAATTTTGAGGTGCAAGAAAAGAAACGATCAAAAAGAAGAATGACAGAAACGATATTTTGTCTGGTTTCTGTGCCAGTTAAAACATGTGAAGGAGAGTCAAATAAAGATACATTTATTAACGATATGAGAAATGGAAACATTGAAAGGGTTATGAATGATAGTACTGGAAACTTAACAGAGCAAAGTTTTTTAAGCATGTCTTCCTCTGACTTGGAGTTACAAGCATTGACAGGAAATATGATCTCAGAAAGCGGGTTGAAGAGACCTGAGCCCTGGAATGAAGTTAGCAATAGACGTGCAGTTGGCTATAATTTTAACCAACACAGAGAATTAAGAGCCTCTGGCTCTTGGCCAGGTAACCAGTACAGAGATCAAGAAACACAAACAAGTTTCATTAAAGCTCCTCATACCACTCGGTCATTTAATGGTGCCATAAAAAAGGTTGGAACAGGCAACCAGATGCAAAGTCAGAACTATTCAGAGCCTGAATCCAGTGTATTATTGAAAGGGGATAAAGCAAGTACAGAAGTTACAGCCATCAATGACCAGAAACATAAACTGAGTAACTATTCAATAAATGGTCAGACAAGCTTATATCCATCTACCAACAGTGCTTTCTCCAGGACAGCTCCTAAACAGTATCAGGTCAATCACGTTAACTCACACCAAAGGCAGGTTCATGGGGCTTCGAAAAGCTTATGTGAAAGGGGCACAGATGTAATTGCAGAAGATCAGGTGGAAGTGAGCAGAGGTTGTGTACGGACTTCATCAAATAATGGCAAAGAGGCTGTAGGGTTTGGTCAATTCCTCTTGAAACCTGTGAACCGTCGTCCCTGGGATGCAATCAGTGAATTAGAAAGTTTCAACAAAGAGATTCAGGAACAAGAGGATCGTAACATTCAGGCATTGCAGAAGGAAAATGAAGATGATGTGCTTACTACAATTCAGGCAACAAACTCTGACAAAGACTTTTCAAACAGTCAGATGACAGCCTACCAGAAACCTGAGCTGTGTGTTCCTGAAAAACCATTAGCCAAGCTGACCAAGCCCAAAGTAAAGGAGGACAGCAGCAGTGATACTAATTGCTCAGGTTACATGAATATTACCCCTGATGTGCAGGACATTTCTAAAAGATCTGACAACAGCAAATTGAGCAGCCAGTCAAGCAACCTATTCCATAAACCCATCAACAAAAGAACAACAGACACTAAAAGCAGCACAATTCTAAATGTATTCACCACGAAAAATGCACAAATCActaaattaaaaaatgaaaagaatGTGGAAAGCACCAATAACAAAAGGCAATGCATAAACATCAATGGAGTTCGAACGCCTATGTATCAGTTAAGTCAAACAAAGACAGAAAGCGCAAACGATGCAGGCACATCAGTCAGAGTGATGTCGCAAGGGAAAAAACCTGTGCCAACTCCCAAAACGGAATGTGACTGCAGCATTGGAAAAGTGTTATCTCAATTTGACAATGATCAGGATTATTCAGAACCTGACCTGAGCGCTCTAAGCTATCACAAAAGCACAAAACCAAAAATTGACAACCTGAATGACCTCTTTGAACAGAGAATTGCAGAAGGAATTTCCAAAAATGAATCATTAGAAGAAAGAGCTGCCAGGATTTTAGGAATAGATGTAGCAGTAGAAACCTTGATTTCTCCAGGGAAGAAGATGCTGCATCAGGATGCAGGAAAAAATGAAACAAAGCCTCCTGCTGAAATGGAATTGGGCTATACCTGTGATCATTTTATAGCAGACAGGAAAAATGCTTTAGAAGAACAACCAGGGCACGTCGAAGAGAAACCTTCAGGCTTCAACAAACTGTCAGAATGGAAACACAACCCTCTCTATGGAATCTCAAATGGAAATACTGTGCGAGAGAATAAATTGCCAAAACATGCTGCTGAAAGTAACAAAGAGTTGGGGAAAAGGGCCATCATAAATGAATTCTTCCATGGACCTTTCAAGGAGTTTTATAATTGGGCTGACAAAAATTGCTGTCTGAGCGCAGAAAGAAAAATTGTCTGCGTcccaggggcagacaggaaagttcgAAACACTTCGGAGATGATTGAAGCCTTGCAAGGTAAAATTGCATCGTCCCCAAGCCGAACGGCTCTGGACCGCCTGGCCAGAATGAAAGAAGTAGATTCGGTTTCCCGTATCAGACGTCTCAGCATTAAAAGTACAGATTCTGGTGATGAACTTGATGAGGAAACATGTAGCACAGAGCGAGGAGCAGAGAAAACAGTTTACACATTGGCCAGGAGGGAAGATACCTGCACAACAAGGAAGCGAGTCATATCACTGGACCAGGATTTGGAATCTTTAGTGTCTTCAGTAACAGCTGATTCGGAGAACAAAGAGACTGCAG